The genomic DNA aaagcTTCAGTTTTTCCTTTCCTATTTTATGAGTTACGTATAAACACCAACACAGGTGCTGGTTTTGTGGTCTGGTGTAGTGTCTGTTAGGGGAGAGGcagtgtttttggtttttggtgTAGGCTAGCAGCTGTTGTCCTTGCTTTTCGgttgttttcatgtttttccttttcctGATTTGCTGTCTTGGCCTTTGTATCAGATTGCTCCCTTACCATTTTAGGTACTGCTTGTGTCGGGGCCGGTTTATATACGATTGTTTGTGACTGTTGGCAGATTTTCATTTCGTAGAGACTTCTTGGATGGACAACACTTAATTGGTGGAGAGATGATGCCAAATTTTATAGTGATTTATGATTTtagtatgtttttattttttggatctCAGTTAATACTAATGAtagattttttatgtttgtataCCTGTATTTTTGTCATAACACTGATAATAATGATGCTTAATGTTTGTTCCGTTTCTGAGGTTTAAAGCAAggtattttttgaaatttgataatgatTATAGCAACTATTATAAATTATCTTCATGGTTAAGGCAAAAGTTTACAATAgttgaaataaaaaacatgtccatatacaaaaatttaaaagcaCTACTTTATATTCCAACTTTGTAGACTCactaaaattgtttttggtttgaGGTCTAAAGTGATATTTTCTTAAACCAATTTTCATTCCAAGTTTACTATCTCTTTGTTTTTTGGATATGTAGACGAAAATGCAAGTGTCACTTTAAACTCAGACACATAATTTTTGTATGCATGCAATTTTATTGTACGCGTGAGGATGTTGGTCATACATGGTGGCTAAAGCTGTTTTGTGTTTTCTTATAGATGAAATATGTACATTGGTATGTTCAACGTGAATTGGCAGCTTTCAAATTGAACCATATTGACACATCTACGTTGATATCATGCTTTACATTCCATTTGTTAACTTCCCATGCGGTTTGGAGGCTAAGGTAGCagtcattgttgttgatgttatatCGAGATCCTAAGGAACATCATCAACTTGGAATTGATATCATTAGGCATTGCAATAGTGTATGTTTCAAAAATGTTTAACTATGTATAATGTTTCCAAGTGCAATTAAACTTACGGATGAGAGATGCTTATTTTTACTTATGGACAAGGAAaagcttatttaaaaaaacatagtGTTTCTAATCTTTCgcatataaaattataatgaatTGCAAGTAATGTACTAAACTATATAtgacccgtgctgccgcacgggtagACGatctagtatatatatatatatatatatatatatatatatatatatagagagagagagagaggagggatattttgactccaagagtaactcTTTTGAGTTACTCCAAATCACATCCCTCCATTTAGTTTTAATCTAACCATCCtaattgattattaaatcatcTTTAATGATCAAGTAGTACTAAATCATTGCCTCAACATATGCGTAGAAGAAGTAGCGTCTTCTTCCTCCCATGCAGATCTTAAGAAGCAATGATTtgaatatgaattaattaaattcattgataagttcagttttttttgataaatttcacATCTTTGTTTTTATGCTGCAAAAATTATGAATTACAGTGTTTGCCACATTTATACCCAACCATCTCACCTCACCTCTCCAACCAGAATTTTCCACAATAATTTAAGTTTGAGAATTCTATTTATTCAAATTTGAGAATTCTATGTTATTCAAAGATAAGGAGGATAAAATTATTGGAATCTAAAAATAATGTCGAAAGTCGCTAGATTTTTATGGAGTCCAAATTCTTTGTGGGAATCAAAGGGCATAAAATAGAGATCTTGTAGACATAAAATTGAAATCCAAAGCCAATTTTGTTCATGACTATTGTTAATCTTTGAGAACATATGTGCAAGGATCGAGAAAAAAGACCCAAACAACGTATTCATTTTTCTTAGTGACGCAGCAACAAGGAAGCGATGTAGAGGATAATAGTGCGTGATCATGAAGatgatttaataattaattaaggatcattggattaaaacaaaatagaggGATGTGATTTAGAGTAACTCAAAAgagttactcttggagtcaaaatatccttcctcatatatatatatatatatatatatatatatatatatatatatatatatagggggtTTGCTACaacacacccactaatttttatgtgggagtgttttagcaaagctacaccttagggtgtatttaaccattttttagttattcatttgctaaaatactccttctaaaaaataagtgggtgtattctagcaaatgcctataggatttgttagaacacacccacttatttttttagaaggtgtgttatagtaacatacaccttaaggtgtatttattaactttttagttataacttgctaaaacactccaacataaaaactagtgggtgtgttctagcaaattctatatatatatatatatatatatatatatatatatatatatatatatgagagagagaaaggattcATCGATTTTAAGAGTAAGTAAGTGTAGAGTTACTCCTAATCATGATCCTTCATTTTAATAGTAATTAATGGCTGTAATTAACTTATAATAATTGCTACACTGAGGATTAATTTGTACTTCTTTCAAGTTCAACTACGATACATAGGGTCATTGCTTCATCCCAAAACACAAATACGGTGTTATATGCCATTAACAAGGTTGCATCAATCAATTGTAAATAATGGTAagttaacaaaaagaaaatgaaaaagatgacATGAAGAAAGGAGGAAAGTCGTATATTGTTTCTAATTACTAAATCAACAAGGTCAAATTGAGTAAATTGAGAACTGTGAAATTGAGACTGGTGAAATTGAGATAAAAGGAGGAAcctattaaaattgaagaatgaaaGATTGTTGAAGGTTGAACGAGAGAACCATAGAAGAATCAAGGAAGGTTGTGCATGTCGTTGGACTTGAAAGGAGTACAAAACTCTCAAAAGGAGGAGTACAAAACTCTCACCATaacaattactccctccgttcttttttaagtatcacttttaaaaaaaatttgtttctatttaactgtcactttcaaaattcaatgcaacaataaatgttgttttaccaacattacccttagttatttattacagagagagaaatatattaaataagatATTAAACGACTAAGgctattatagtaaaagtataaattattgtataagaaaatgtaacatttattgagtgtcttggtttgtgtaaaatgtcaaaaagtgaccgttaaaaaggaacggaggtagtattataaattaatcaCATTCATTAATTACTATTAAAATGAAGGGTCATTATTTAGAGTAACTTTTTACACTTATGTTTGGAGTTTCTCTGTGTGTCTCTGTGTGTGCACGCACGccagatttttttcttaaatagagaagGTCTAGACTTTTTAGCTTAAAAGGTCAGACCACATACCATTCAAAAAGCCTCTTTAGCCTATTAGGCCGACCTATTTAAGTAAacatgaataattttattttttttgaagggatgaataacattatttatatattatattttgtaatttgaattaaaaaataaatttgttaacttttttagtaatttaagcttattaatatacattaattttttcatatataaatgtattttttttagggaatataaatgtattattataaactagaattgaaatatgatacaaaattttgtcaaattccCTAAAATCTCatgttgattatcaaaagagagtttaatttaattgatcTATTAGTTCGCTAGTCTATTTAAACTTAGATCACATtgcttatttaaagatgttcataAGATATAAACTTTTAAACATGCTAGCAGATCATATCAGACTTTCAGAAGGTTAGACTCAGGCCTAAAAAGTAGGCATATGATAGGCCGCAAGACAAACTTAGACTTTAAAAAAGATTGACAGGTCAGACTTAGACCTTCTAAAGCTTAACTCGACCTAACCTATTCTCACACATATGTGCGTGGATATGTGTGTCACATATGTGCGTGGATATGTGTGTCATTAACTAAATATCTCACATtctttctttcactttctttctattttcactTGTACCAAACAACTCAAAAATCATCACACTTTTTACCCTCATTCATTTCTTCAACAAtgtttccttttactttctttcctatCACTTTTCCTTCCAATCCAAACaaagcaaaaatatatttgactaaaataaaatgtacttGAGTGAgataattgaaaatttataattataaagaattcaaattatttaattaaactatattaattttcaaattattttgtctccaaatggTAATAAGAAAAGAGAGTAGGTGATtgactaaaaataaatgattgacTTAACTGTTCGAGGTCATTGACGAGCTCTAGCGCGAATTGATAAGTCGCACCAATCAGGTGAATCGTacactcaataatatatattggcGGCATGTGAAGAAACAGAATGAGTTGCATGTGAACAAAGCTATTTTGATTGGaattacatttctaaaacaacaTACTCATCCATTTTTTCTTCACTTCTTCCAAAATAACAAAAGGGTTCTTATATCACATtcttcatcaaatcaaatcaacaacaaacacaaaaataatgagtttcttctttttctctctattttctctCCTTTTGCTCtttcctctttcttttgtttcatttACTCTAGGAGCCACTTTACAAGAAGATGAAGGTACATATGATATTATGACACATAACAATGAATTTTACCCACTTTTCATGTTCTAATATTTTGTGTATTTATTTCAGTGGAAGCTCTGAAAGACATAGGTAAAACACTTGGGAAAAAGGATTGGGACTTCAGTGTAGATCCATGTAGTGGAAGGAATAACTGGATATCTTCAACTCAATTACATGGTTCTGAAAATGCTGTTACTTGCAATTgctcttttcaaaataacacTCTCTGCCATGTTGTTAGCGTGTACGCATactcttcttctttcatttacttttttttttttttaatgtttcttGCTGTCTACAATAGTACTAGAGATAGATAGTTTACAATAAtgctagagagagagatagatgATAGTTGATAATTTAATATTGAAACTAACCAAATTGTCAACACTAGACCACATGCAATGCAAAGAATGGTTTTGGTAAGTCTATGGGCGAAATCCCAACTTGGTATCAACCTAATTGAAACTCTCATTCTCTACCTCCTactacatatatattattaaaaaagaaaaaatatatatacaagaaGGGAGACCAggccaaaaccctaaaaaagaaatacataaaaagaaaagaaacaagacAAATCAATAGGGAGTGAAAGGAACTTCAGCTGAGACACTTTGAGCTAATAAATTTTGCACTAAATTCATTTCCTTCTGTAGAACTGGATCCACCAGGTCATTAGAACCAACAGTAATATTCTGAATATCTGGCACAAAGTATGTAGCCAACGTGAGAACCAGTTGGACACCATGGGCAGTATGCACTAAGTTTTTGTGTCATGTAATGATGATTGTTGCCTAACTAGCACATCAGAGATGTTATGTAAAAACATATGAAATGTAGTCTGAGATATTTCAATATGTTGTGGGGTTGTATCaatagaaataaaagaaaatatttgcgCATCAATATGGTCTATTGGCTGCTAATGCTGAGTAACCGGTAGCTTAACGCTATCTATGTGTCTGTTTGCTAACTCAACTCCATGGTCTGCGTGCACCTCCTGCTGTCAGGGGTGAAGCAGTGGCTTGTGTCAAAGCCTCAAAAGCTTTAGATGAGCCAAtgctgaaaaagaaaagaaacgaGAAATCAATAGGGAGTGAAAGGAACTTCAGCTGAGACACTTTGAGCTAATAAATTTTGCACTAAATTCATTTCCTTCTGTAGAACTGTATCCATCGGGTCATCAGGACCAGTAGTAGTATTCTGAATATCTAGCACAAAGTTTCTAGCAAAAGTGAGAACCGGCTGAACACCATGGGTAGTATGCACTAAGGTCATGCCATGTAATGGTGATTGTTGCCTAACTAGCTCATCAGAGACGTTATGTCAAGTCATATGAAACGTAGTCTGAGACTTTTCAATATGTTGTGGGACTGTATCAATAGAAATAAATACATGCGCATCAATATGGTCTGATGACTGCTAATGCTGAGTAACAGGTAGCTTAACGCTATATGTGTGTATGTTTGCAACCTTAGCTCCATGGTCTGCGTGCACCTCCTGCTGACATGGGGAGAAAGAGCGGCTCGTATCGAAGCCTCAAAATCTTTAGAGGAGCCAATGCCAGAGGGATTATCCTTTGCTTTCCATCCTTGCGTGGACTGCTACTGTGAAAGTTCAGTTTTTTCCCTTTATTAATTGGAAGAACCTTCTCTTCTTTGTCTGATTTTTTCGGATGTAACCACCAGCAAGATGTTATATTATGTCCAATACTTTTACAGTGAGTGCAAAAGTCAGGCAGCCCCTCATATTCAATTGCCACCGGAAATGCATAACCTTCCCGTTCCACCATAACTTCTTAAAAAAGGTTCTCGGAAAGGTCTAAGTCCATCAAAACTTTGGCATAATGACCAAACAATCTGTTCTTAGTAACATTATCAATTAACAATGGAGTTCTGATAGCCCCTGCTATTTCATACAAGGttctctccatccaatattcctGTGGCAATTCCCACAGCCTTATCCAAACTTGAGTATGTGTTTGCCGTTGAGTATGTGCTTTAAAATCTTTTGTCCATTCAAATAGACGCATCACACCCGACTTCAAATTGACCGTGCCTAATGCCCATACCGCTCGCAAGTCTTCATGGTTGGCAAAAGAGAACTTATAATACCCACGCCCAACGAAAGCATATGTCGATGTCCCGCTGTCTTCCACAATTTCTGCCGCTTTGCAACAATATCCTTGGAGGAGTATGGCTTATCCCCTTTGTTCAGTACTATTCTGCCATGAAGGTTAACCTTAAAAGCATATGACCCTTGCACAAATGTCTCATGTGTAATCTTAATCGAAAGAGTGTCTCCTTGAATTGAAGGTATTTGAAGTGGTTCAGTGAATTGTACCTGAGatactttcaaaaaaaattggagtCATTCGGTCCttaatatttacatttattgaaaaagagaaaaactaacttgtgctcttaagacacaagttaataaattaaataggaTAATGCTAACCATTGCCTTTGGGGCTTTggataaggggataaaaatagaaatataatattgaaaaatggtgaaaagtgatagatttaactttttaaaagtcaaaatgttgttgaagcCAATGCAAACATGcaccaataaaaaattactatatttaattgggtcttgctaaccattgtCTTAAGGAAGTCAAAAGTAGCATGTTTGCATTGgcttcaacaacattttgacttttaaaaagttaaatctaTCACTTTTAACCATTTTTCAatgttatatttctatttttatccccttatccAAAGCCTCAAaggcaatggttagcattctcctgtttaatttattaacttgtgtcttaagagcacaagttagtttttccctttttcaataaatgtaaatattaatTATGGACCGAATgactccaatttttttttgtttaagtaGAATGACTCCAATTGTTGTAAACTAAAAAGTTCATAAATAGGTCCAcatttagaaaatatataaaaaattgaaaaaaaagtaagaatCACATTACTTTCAAATGGTGTGACCAACATTCAActtccttttctattttattcGTGGCTCTCGTTAGTTGTTGAAGAAAGATAGTCATTATATATTTGCCGGTAGCTAATAGGTACCCATGTTTTTTCCCTCCAATATGAGTTCTTAAGGTTGAGTTATTGTTAAGTAAATGACTCTTATTGAAGATGTTCTAAGGTAGAGaaatagaaatatattaataGAAGTAGTCCCTAAACTATTTTTAGTCCATCAACATTATCTTGAATAtaattctctcttttatttttaaaataaatgagacTATTTTAAAGGATTAATAGTAGGTTATGAACTACTTAATAGATTTCTATAGTTTAGTGACTATGTTGGTGAGAGTGATCGTTTAGGGacaaaattgatgatttattcattaaatcACATGTCATCATTAGGCAACATTGCAATGCTAATTTCTCTTGATTATCTCCGGTTAAATGCGGATGTATGCATGTATACAACTTTTTTACACTTAATATACATATTCTTTTTAAAGTTTGGCTTAAATGCttatttgatcctttaaatatttatttggtatcgctttggtcccataagtaataaaaagtcTGTTtgggtcccttaactttatttaaagtatcggtttggtcctttctattaatttaattcaaaaaaacgttaagtttagggaccaaactaatactaattaaataagttaaggaaccaaactaatactaattaaataagttaagggaccaaaatttaacatttttttgaattaaattaacagaagggaccaaaccgttactttaaataaagttaagggaccaaaacaaaccTTTTAttacttaaaggaccaaaacgataccaaataaatacttaaggaaCCAAAAGGGCATTTTATCCTTAAAGTTTTCACTTCTAACAACACTAATTATTGGTTTAATGGCTTTACAGTGTTATAAAAGCACAAAACCTTTCAGGTACTCTTCCACCTGACCTAGTGAGGTTGCCTTTTCTCCAAGAAATGTATGTTACACTCAATGAACTTACAGTCTCACtattaaattatatcatttttattaacttttataatattgattattttttatttttgtttgatacaGCGACCTAACCCTCAACTATCTTAACGGTACGATTCCCAAACAATGGGCCACATTAAAACTTGTAAACGTGTAAGATATCTTTCTCTTATGggtttcattttaaatttatgaaccagtttttcatttattcattcatGTTTTCTAATGGTTATTTATCTTGTACAAAATTCATGAAACATGTAACATTGTACAATATTGTTTCTTTTGGTTAAGTTCCTTCTACGGAAATCGTCTATCCGGTCCAATTCCAAAGGAGTTTGGAAACATTACCACTCTCAAAAGCTTGTAAGTATTTTGTTTGAGAATTTGTCCCATTTCAATTATTTGTTGTAATATGTTGAGcaactttattttaaatgaacagGGTATTGGAGTTCAATCAATTATCCGGGAATCTTCCCCCAGAACTTGGGAGTCTTTCCCAGATTGAAAGACTGTAAGACtttcatatgatttttgttAAGAGACACTGATATAGTGATCTTTAATAGCATTGAATATATTTGATGCATGTTATTTGCCTCTTTGGTGTTCTTGTAGGCTTCTTTCTTCCAATAACTTTACCGGATTGTTACCTGCAACATTTGCTAAGCTCACTGCATTGAAGCAATTGTAAGTATCTTACTTTCGTTAATGCTGAATTGCATTGATAAGCATCGACACTTCAGGTTTAAAGTGTGTTCGAGTATGGGACATGTATCGGTAGTTGACACTCATAAATTATTACCGATGATATTACAGATGCATTGTTATTTATTCCAAGTTGATATTTActtctaattgtttcttaaTGCAGTCGAATTGGTGACAGTCAATTCTCTGGAGCAATACCTAACTTTATACAAAGTTGGATAAATCTTGAGATGCTGTATGATTCTTTTTCTCCGCTACTACAAAAATTATTTGCTTCAGGTTGCATTAGTATTGTcatttatttgaagaaaattttccTTCCTAAATGTTTTCACAGCACAATCCGAGGGAGTGGTTTGAGTGGGCCAATTCCTTCTGGAATTTCACTTTTGAAGAACCTCACTGACTTGTAAGTATGATACGCGAGTACGCACATACTACATAAAGACATATTTTAAAGCTTTCTTTATCATCATGATTAACAATACTTAAAATGTGATACCTAGGACTATTACTGATTTAAATGGATCTGATTCACCTTTTCCACAAGTTCAAAACATGTCAAATCTGTCAAAATTGTAAGTTAACTAATCTCGTCATATTTATTACTCTTATCACTCATTTAATGAGGCATTGTTTTAGGGTGATTTacatgaaacaaaaattaaggagaaattcctgcaatatatttatatatggtCTTATTGTTTCCAGAGTATTGAGAAATTGCAATATCAGTGGAGCATTGCCCGAATATCTTGGAAAGTTAACTAATCTGAAAGTGATGTAAGTATAGTTAtacttcttttcattttctttgattGATGAAATGATAACTTTCAAATTTTCCTATAGGCTTTGCAAACACATTTAAGAACTTTTATTCTGTATCCTTGCTTTTTATACTCGTTGATTTGATGAAGGACCGTGACATCATTGACATGCTTCGTTTCTCACCACATAATAGAGAACtatattttatgttaaatttttattaactCTTTCtctgaagaacatattcttaataTTCTTTTCAGTGACCTCGGCGACAACAAATTAAGTGGACAAATCCCCATGAGCTTCGATGGTCTACAGAACATGTATTTGCTGTAAGAATTTTTCTACAGGTTCTGCATTGATTCTATTTCATTTAGAAAGGGTCAAATTGGGCTGCTTATCCTAGAGACATATCACTTTCATATGCCAACTACTCTAATACGTTTGTTTGGATGATAGAAATTGGTACCAAACATAGAATTATAAAGGAAATAAATGACTTTTGTTGAACAATTCGATAGTCTTGCTCTCTCCCTTCCAAGAATTCAAGAGCTCGGTTTCTCCCAATCAATATccaatcacaaaataaaatggCCATTGGCATTGATTTTTCAAAATCTGTCTAATAGAATAACTTTCTGCCTAATATCAGAGTTCAAATCTTGGATTGGCTTTTATGCTAATTATGTACCTTGATTTTACCATTTGGAATTCGATGTACATCCTGCATTTGATTTTCTTATATGTTCTTCTTAAGCATCTGTCAGTGAATCACGTTACTTCTTCTCTGAACCAGATGTAAAATCTGTCCCTATTAAAGCATTatacatttgattttaaaaatatagatgCAAAATATTAAAGTCCAACTACAAATACAGTTAAGCATTGGaaatattttcattcatttattttggtGAAAAGACTAATACAGAAATTGGTGTCGCCAAAACCAAAGTCAACAAGAACCATTTTGGGACTGTCCAAATTATTTGAGATAGTGTTTACTAGCATATCTTCTAATCTTGTTCAACcattatttgaattttatatattaactttttgatgttgattttacTAGATTTTTATCTGGGAATCAGTTGTCTGGATCGCTGCCAGACTGGATAGCTAAGCCAGACTTTGTGTAAGAAGTTTCTTATGCTACTtgattaaatatgaaatttcttgttttttgtcATGTAAGAACTGTAGCTTTAGCTTCATGTTTGTGCACTCATTCTCTCATCTTTTTCCGGAAGTTAGCATATTGTACTCTTTTCATTGGAAAAAGTTAATGCCAATCATGTTTGTACTATAAAAACATACAAGTGAGACAATAAAAAAGTATCGGTTGAGCCTATCATATTTATGCAGAGACCTGTCATAAAACAACTTCACCTCAGAATCTGAAtcaaattctaaaatatttatgcAGAGACCTGTCATATAACAACTTCactataacaaactttgagcaGCAGACTTGTCAACAAGGAACTGTGTAAGAGTCCTAGGATATGTAGTTTCTCACTTTTAGTTTACTTCTTTGTTTTCTTGGTTTATACTTTGAGCAACTTGAGCCTCAGCCAATTTTCATATGCCACAGGAACTTGTTTGCATCTTCTTTGAAGGGAAACAGATTGTAAGTTTTTCTTCTCATACTAATTACTAATTTAGTTCTATAGTTTACAGTGCTAACTTGTTCTCCCCTTCCATTTTTAATCTTCTCAGAGGAAATATTTCATGTATGGAAAACTATCAATGTCCTAAAAGTAAGTTTACTTTTCATGGATTTCCTATATAGCATTATTTGAACTGGTTAGTTTttaatgtatttatatatatttctcatGTTTGAGTtacaagagaaaataaaatttgtctttTGATTACTAATTCATAACACTGATTGATTCGTATTTCTGCTTTTCCAAGCTTGGTATTCTCTCTATATAAATTGTGGTGGAAAGAGCATAACAGTTGATGGAAATAAAacatatgatgatgattcaaaTGAGATGGGACCAGCAAGGTATCGTCAAATTGGAGAAAACTGGGCACTTATAACTGCTGGTCACTTCTTTGATAGTGGACGCCCTGACTACTACACGTGGTCTAATACAACAAAGCTCGCTGTGGACAACGATGATCCTAAACTGTACATGGATGCACGTGTTTCTCCGAATTCTCTAACTTATTATGGTTTCTGCCTTGGAAACGGAAATTATATCGTGAAGCTCCATTTTGCAGAAATAATGTTCAGTGATGATAAAACATATAGCAGCATTGGAAGGCGTGTATTTGACATCTATATCCAGGTtcatgttttttcattttaccacaTAATACCAaccaatttttcttaaattcattcaattcaatactTTACATTTGAAGGATTTATACATGGCAGAGAAAGTTGGTGTCAAAGGATTTTGATATTGTGAAAGAGGCTGGCGGTGTTGGTAAGGCTGTCATTGAAACTTTTACTGCTAGTGTGACTAGTAATGCATTGGAGATTCGCTTATATTGGGCTGGGAAAGGAACAACTACTATCCCATTTGGATCAGTATATGGTCCTCTAATATCAGCTATATCAGTAAATTCTGGTTAGTTGTATTTGTCTGAGATTTACTGTTCTATTCGATCCCCTGTTTTGTGCACTAAAAATCTAATGCACATAATAATCTTGCAGATTTTACGCCCCCATCAGAAAATAGTAGAAGCATACCTGCCGGGGGTGTTGCTGCCATTGTGGCTGCAGCAATTGTTATCATCTTGATAATCAGCATAATGTGGTGGAAGGGCTGTTTAAGACTCAAATGTTTCGGGTCAAGAGGTAATCACTGAGAAATTACTTCAATAACCATGAATACCATTCTTTTGAATAAAATTCAGGACATCTTGCGACAA from Medicago truncatula cultivar Jemalong A17 chromosome 8, MtrunA17r5.0-ANR, whole genome shotgun sequence includes the following:
- the LOC25501263 gene encoding probable leucine-rich repeat receptor-like serine/threonine-protein kinase At3g14840 isoform X2: MVLKMLLLAIALFKITLSAMLLACTLPPDLVRLPFLQEIDLTLNYLNGTIPKQWATLKLVNVSFYGNRLSGPIPKEFGNITTLKSLVLEFNQLSGNLPPELGSLSQIERLLLSSNNFTGLLPATFAKLTALKQFRIGDSQFSGAIPNFIQSWINLEMLTIRGSGLSGPIPSGISLLKNLTDLTITDLNGSDSPFPQVQNMSNLSKLVLRNCNISGALPEYLGKLTNLKVIDLGDNKLSGQIPMSFDGLQNMYLLFLSGNQLSGSLPDWIAKPDFVDLSYNNFTITNFEQQTCQQGTVNLFASSLKGNRLGNISCMENYQCPKTWYSLYINCGGKSITVDGNKTYDDDSNEMGPARYRQIGENWALITAGHFFDSGRPDYYTWSNTTKLAVDNDDPKLYMDARVSPNSLTYYGFCLGNGNYIVKLHFAEIMFSDDKTYSSIGRRVFDIYIQRKLVSKDFDIVKEAGGVGKAVIETFTASVTSNALEIRLYWAGKGTTTIPFGSVYGPLISAISVNSDFTPPSENSRSIPAGGVAAIVAAAIVIILIISIMWWKGCLRLKCFGSRERKGLASQTGLFTLRQLKAATNNFDESFKIGEGGFGPVYKGVLFDGPIVAIKQLSSKSTQGSREFINEIGMISTLQHPNLVKLYGFCMEDDQLLLIYEYMENNSLAHALFAKKEDLENHQLRLDWKTRKRICIGIAKGLAYLHGESKIKIIHRDIKATNVLLDKDLNPKISDFGLAKLNEDDKTHMNTRIAGTYGYMAPEYAMHGYLTDKADVYSFGIVILEIVSGNNNTVSHPQEECFSLLDWARLLKEKDNLMELVDRRLGEDFKKEEVTMMINVALLCTSFSPSLRPSMSSVVSMLEGKTNVQEVVAESTEVLDDKKYKVMQQYYKYRGENSTSEAGSQSIATDESNTFIYDTDSSYLEPRN
- the LOC25501263 gene encoding probable leucine-rich repeat receptor-like serine/threonine-protein kinase At3g14840 isoform X1, with product MSFFFFSLFSLLLLFPLSFVSFTLGATLQEDEVEALKDIGKTLGKKDWDFSVDPCSGRNNWISSTQLHGSENAVTCNCSFQNNTLCHVVSVVIKAQNLSGTLPPDLVRLPFLQEIDLTLNYLNGTIPKQWATLKLVNVSFYGNRLSGPIPKEFGNITTLKSLVLEFNQLSGNLPPELGSLSQIERLLLSSNNFTGLLPATFAKLTALKQFRIGDSQFSGAIPNFIQSWINLEMLTIRGSGLSGPIPSGISLLKNLTDLTITDLNGSDSPFPQVQNMSNLSKLVLRNCNISGALPEYLGKLTNLKVIDLGDNKLSGQIPMSFDGLQNMYLLFLSGNQLSGSLPDWIAKPDFVDLSYNNFTITNFEQQTCQQGTVNLFASSLKGNRLGNISCMENYQCPKTWYSLYINCGGKSITVDGNKTYDDDSNEMGPARYRQIGENWALITAGHFFDSGRPDYYTWSNTTKLAVDNDDPKLYMDARVSPNSLTYYGFCLGNGNYIVKLHFAEIMFSDDKTYSSIGRRVFDIYIQRKLVSKDFDIVKEAGGVGKAVIETFTASVTSNALEIRLYWAGKGTTTIPFGSVYGPLISAISVNSDFTPPSENSRSIPAGGVAAIVAAAIVIILIISIMWWKGCLRLKCFGSRERKGLASQTGLFTLRQLKAATNNFDESFKIGEGGFGPVYKGVLFDGPIVAIKQLSSKSTQGSREFINEIGMISTLQHPNLVKLYGFCMEDDQLLLIYEYMENNSLAHALFAKKEDLENHQLRLDWKTRKRICIGIAKGLAYLHGESKIKIIHRDIKATNVLLDKDLNPKISDFGLAKLNEDDKTHMNTRIAGTYGYMAPEYAMHGYLTDKADVYSFGIVILEIVSGNNNTVSHPQEECFSLLDWARLLKEKDNLMELVDRRLGEDFKKEEVTMMINVALLCTSFSPSLRPSMSSVVSMLEGKTNVQEVVAESTEVLDDKKYKVMQQYYKYRGENSTSEAGSQSIATDESNTFIYDTDSSYLEPRN